Part of the Tolypothrix sp. PCC 7910 genome, TTTCTGCCCTCACCTGTGCCACTACCAGACGATGGTAAGTATCTGGTCGCTGCAATGGCATTAGATAACACATTCTAACATATAATTCATAGATTGCGTCTCCCAGGTACGCTAATGCCGCAGGAGAAATTTGTTGCACTTGTGAGTGCGTCATTTGTTGGGGGATTTGCCCTGTGCTTACCAAGAGTGCTTGCGTCCAAAATGAATTTTTAGGAGGTTCATTTTGTCCATCTAATAGCTCTTCTTGCTCCGGCTTCACAAGTTATTCATTCCTTATTAGGCTACATTTGGCGGACATCATTAATACGTTTTTACATACTTAGCATCATCTACACTACCAAAATTACTGACTAAAGTTTGATTTTTTTGTTTAGAATTTGACATTTTATTTCAGATTAGCTATCTTTTATGTCTCCTTGAGAACCAGATAACTATGCTTGTCAGTTCCGACAAAAATTAAGCTATCCAGATAAAACATCGGATAGCTAGATTAGTTTTAGTGGTCAAGCAATCAAGAAGACTTGATGTTTTCTAGAGCCGCTTCAACATTTGGTTGCAGGGAGAGAAACTTCTCTAAGCGAACCAGCTTGACCGTTTGAGTTACACGGGCATTAGTGACAATCTGCAAGGTGCCAGTAAGGTTTTGAGCCTGCTTGGCTAGCTGCACCAAGGCACCTAAGCCAGAGCTATCAACAAAGTCAATCTGTGAGAGATCCAAGATAATGTGCTTTGGTCCCTCATCAATTTTGCCACCGAGTACCTTACGAAATGTCGGCTCAGAAAAGGCATCCAATAAACCTGTGAGGCGGAATAGCTGATAGTTATCCCGGGTTTCACGAGTACCCCTTAGGCTCACAGTTAGATTCAGTTGCTCAGCAATAACTCCCTCCTCATGGTGAAAGTGAACGCTCCAGTATAAATGGTTTTAGTGCAAGTTGTCTACAACCTGATGACTTAGGGCATTGGGCATGGGGCATTGGGCATTGGGCATGGGAATTATTAATTTCTACCCTGCTCCCTCATCTCCCTTATCCCCAGTCCCCAGTCCCCAGTCCCCAATCCCTAATTCCTATCCCTCTGCGATTGACGTGCTGCTCGCATTGCTTTGACAAAGTCCTCAAACAAGTAATCAGCATCGTGAGGGCCTGGACTAGCTTCGGGGTGGTATTGCACCGAGAACACGGGCAAAGACTTGTGACGTACACCAGCAACAGTGCGATCATTCAAGTTTAGATGGCTTATTTCTACCACTGCTTCAGGTAAAGAATCTGGGTTAATGGCAAAACTGTGGTTCTGGCTGGTAATTTCTACCCGTTGCTGTAAACCCGCAGGTTGATTTAATCCCCGATGCCCAAACTTGAGTTTAAAGGTTTCTGCTCCCAAGGCATGACCCAAAATTTGATGCCCCATACAAATGCCAAAGATGGGTTTTTGAGCGCCTAGCAATGCCTTGGTAGTTTCAATTCCTTCTGTGACTGCTGCTGGATCGCCCGGCCCGTTGGAAAGAAAGATACCATCTGGATTATATTTGAGAATTTCCTCTGGTGCTGTATTCGCGGGCACAACAATTACTTGACAACCATAACTTGCTAAACGACGCAAGATATTCCGCTTCACTCCAAAGTCAAGGGCGACAACGGTAAAGGTGTCTCCGTTTCTCTCAGAGGCATTGGAGTTAAATTCCCAAGCGGGGATAGTGGGGTCTGACCATTCATAAACCTTTCGGGTTGTGACTTCACGCACCAGATTTAGCCCTTGCATAGTTGGGGCTGCCTGTACCTTTTCTAATAACTCCGCCTCATCCAAAATAGATGTGGAAATCCCACCATTCATGGCTCCATACATCCGAATTTTACGGGTGAGGGCGCGGGTATCAATTCCATAGATACCGGGAATTTGGTGCTGTTTCAAGTAGTCAGGCAAAGATTGTGTCGAGCGCCAGTTACTTGGTCGGTGGCAAATATTGCGGGCGATCGCACCTCGCACCTGCGGTCTAGCTGATTCCTCATCTTCGGGATTAACACCAGTGTTACCCAATTCAGGATAGGTAAAAATGACAATTTGTCCACAATAACTAGGGTCAGTCAACACTTCTTGATACCCAGTCATGCCAGTGTTAAATACCACTTCCCCAATTGTGGTTCCTGTAGCACCAACAGACCAACCGCGATAAGCGGTGCCATCCGCTAGAACAAGTAAAGCCGGGATTGTGTCAGACAGGGGCATAAGCAATCATGATTAGGGGTTAAGAGCTAGGGGCTAGGAGCTA contains:
- a CDS encoding Mini-ribonuclease 3 codes for the protein MKPEQEELLDGQNEPPKNSFWTQALLVSTGQIPQQMTHSQVQQISPAALAYLGDAIYELYVRMCYLMPLQRPDTYHRLVVAQVRAEKQALHLRSLIPYLKEIELDIVRRGRNAAAGRSKRVDPEIYQQATSLETLIGYLYLTDFQRLTELLQTLELEK
- a CDS encoding STAS domain-containing protein, translated to MSLRGTRETRDNYQLFRLTGLLDAFSEPTFRKVLGGKIDEGPKHIILDLSQIDFVDSSGLGALVQLAKQAQNLTGTLQIVTNARVTQTVKLVRLEKFLSLQPNVEAALENIKSS
- the carA gene encoding glutamine-hydrolyzing carbamoyl-phosphate synthase small subunit: MPLSDTIPALLVLADGTAYRGWSVGATGTTIGEVVFNTGMTGYQEVLTDPSYCGQIVIFTYPELGNTGVNPEDEESARPQVRGAIARNICHRPSNWRSTQSLPDYLKQHQIPGIYGIDTRALTRKIRMYGAMNGGISTSILDEAELLEKVQAAPTMQGLNLVREVTTRKVYEWSDPTIPAWEFNSNASERNGDTFTVVALDFGVKRNILRRLASYGCQVIVVPANTAPEEILKYNPDGIFLSNGPGDPAAVTEGIETTKALLGAQKPIFGICMGHQILGHALGAETFKLKFGHRGLNQPAGLQQRVEITSQNHSFAINPDSLPEAVVEISHLNLNDRTVAGVRHKSLPVFSVQYHPEASPGPHDADYLFEDFVKAMRAARQSQRDRN